The following proteins are co-located in the Candida dubliniensis CD36 chromosome 3, complete sequence genome:
- the TSA1 gene encoding peroxiredoxin, putative (In S. cerevisiae: ubiquitous housekeeping thioredoxin peroxidase, reduces reactive oxygen, nitrogen and sulfur species using thioredoxin as hydrogen donor), translating to MAPVVQQPAPGFKKTAVVDGVFEEVTLEQYKGKWVLLAFIPLAFTFVCPSEIIAYSEAVKKFAEKDAQVLFASTDSEYTWLAWTNVARKDGGIGKVDFPVLADTNHSLSRDYGVLIEEEGVALRGIFLIDPKGILRQITINDLPVGRSVEESLRLLEAFQFTEKYGEVCPANWHPGDETIKPSPEASKEYFNKVNK from the coding sequence ATGGCTCCAGTCGTTCAACAACCAGCTCCAGGATTCAAGAAAACCGCCGTCGTCGATGGTGTCTTCGAAGAAGTCACCTTGGAGCAATACAAGGGTAAATGGGTCTTGTTGGCCTTCATTCCTTTGGCCTTCACCTTTGTCTGCCCATCAGAAATTATTGCCTATTCCGAAGCTGTGAAGAAGTTTGCCGAAAAGGACGCACAAGTTTTGTTTGCCTCCACTGATTCCGAATACACCTGGTTGGCCTGGACCAATGTTGCCAGAAAAGACGGTGGTATTGGCAAAGTCGACTTCCCAGTTTTGGCCGACACCAACCATTCCTTGTCCAGAGACTACGGTGTTttgattgaagaagaaggtgTTGCCTTGAGAGGtattttcttgattgaCCCAAAGGGAATCTTGAGACAAATCACCATCAATGACTTGCCAGTCGGTAGATCTGTTGAAGAATCATTGAGATTGTTGGAAGCTTTCCAATTTACTGAAAAATATGGTGAAGTTTGCCCAGCTAACTGGCACCCAGGTGATGAAACCATCAAGCCAAGCCCAGAAGCTTCCAAGGAATACTTCAACAAAGTCAACAAATAA